Within Candidatus Marinimicrobia bacterium CG08_land_8_20_14_0_20_45_22, the genomic segment CCAAAGTACATCTTGGCGAATCTGAAAGGATCGCCAAATTGAAGGATGGCGATATTTTCGGCGAGTTTTCCATGCTGGACGGCGCTGAACGTTCTGCAACACTCATTGCCGAAGAAGATACCGACCTGATGGTTGCCGCATATATCGATTTTCATCGGTTTTTAGAGAATCGAGAGCATGTTGGATTTCTCGTTATGCGGAATCTCGCCCGAACGCTGACCGTGCGATTAAGAAAAATGAATCACGAAGTCCAGAGCGCTCTATTATAATTTCCGGTTTTAGATATGAATCAAAAAACGAAAACTACCAATGAACAGATGATTGAATTGATACGAACGCGACGTGCAATCCGGCAATTCGATCAGACTGAGATTTCACTCGACGATCTCCTGAAATGTGCAGAATGCGCCGGACTGGCGCCTTCCGGGGAAAACCTTCAACCATTGAAATTTTTGCTTGTTCGGGATCGGAAACTGGTTGAAGCAATTTTTCCTTTGCTTCAGTGGGCTGGATACATCCAACCAACAGGAAATCCAAAACCCGGAAAGATGCCGACGGCTTATTTCGTGATCGCAGTTGATCAAAATGTGACCGATTCCTCAGCGGAAAAGGATGTCGGGGCTGCCATTGAAAATTTTATTCTCTCTGCATGGAGTCTTGGTATCGGTACTTGCTGGATCGTTTCCATCGATCGCGAAAAGTTGAGGCAGTTGCTTCAGATTCCAGAACGATTGGTCATTGATTCCATCGTTGCATGCGGATATCCGGACGAAACGCCTGTTGTTGAAGTAATGTCTGATGATGTCCGATATTGGAAAGATGAATCAGGTGTTCTCCATGTACCGAAACGTTCATTAAACGATATCCTGCGAATTGATCGCTGGTTAGATTAATTTTAGGAGTTCAAATGCATCCAATTCTTCTTAAACTGGGTCCGGTGACGCTCTATTCTTACGGATTCATGATGGCATTGGCGTTCTTAATGTGCTATTATCTGTTGCACCGAGAATATCGGAAACGCGGCGAAAAGCCGGATTTTGCCAGTAACATTGTTTTTTGGGCGGCAATTGGCGGAATTGTTGGTGCGAAACTATTTTACATCTTAGAATTTCCATCAAACTTTTTCATTAATCCCTTGGGAATGATCTTCACCGGTTCAGGATTGGTCTTTCACGGTGGAGTGATCGGTGGCGCTGTTGCTGTTATCATTTATTTAAACAGATCCCAAAAGCCGATTCTTGCGAATGGCGATATTATCATTCCGATAATGTTCATTGGTCAGGCTATTGGAAGAATTGGATGTTTTTTAGCCGGTTGCTGTTATGGAAAAATTAGCAGTTTACCGTGGGCAGTTCAGTTTCCGCCCGGTTCGATCGCCGCTAAAGAGCACTTCCATCTAAATCTCATCGCCAGTTCTGCGCCCTCACTTCCGGTTCACCCTACGCAATTGTACGAGGCCGTGTTAAATCTGCTTCTTTTCTTGATTTTAGTCAAAATCATTCGCCCGCGCACTCAAAAATACGGAACAACATTCGGACTCTATTTAATTTTTGCTGG encodes:
- a CDS encoding nitroreductase, with the protein product MIELIRTRRAIRQFDQTEISLDDLLKCAECAGLAPSGENLQPLKFLLVRDRKLVEAIFPLLQWAGYIQPTGNPKPGKMPTAYFVIAVDQNVTDSSAEKDVGAAIENFILSAWSLGIGTCWIVSIDREKLRQLLQIPERLVIDSIVACGYPDETPVVEVMSDDVRYWKDESGVLHVPKRSLNDILRIDRWLD
- the lgt gene encoding prolipoprotein diacylglyceryl transferase, translated to MHPILLKLGPVTLYSYGFMMALAFLMCYYLLHREYRKRGEKPDFASNIVFWAAIGGIVGAKLFYILEFPSNFFINPLGMIFTGSGLVFHGGVIGGAVAVIIYLNRSQKPILANGDIIIPIMFIGQAIGRIGCFLAGCCYGKISSLPWAVQFPPGSIAAKEHFHLNLIASSAPSLPVHPTQLYEAVLNLLLFLILVKIIRPRTQKYGTTFGLYLIFAGIERFLIEFIRINPRYAFGLSSAQYTSVGIVLMGVILLVFFTKEKTKQKSKMSKS